TTGCATTTGAGCAGCTAAAAGACCAGACCACTAAATTAAAAGGCAGTAATGAAGAGTAAAACCCAGctggtgaaataaaaaaatcagatGAAGCCAAAAGTTAAAAACAAGACTCAAGCGAGAGGCCTTTCATGAGATTTAGTCAGACGTCCCTCACGAGGATATggatgaggaagcagcaatGGGCCGAACGCTGTGGAGACGAGCCCGGCCCTCGGTGGGATGTCTGGGACGGCGTGGCCctccagaggaggctgctgggaaCTGCAGCAAAGCCGTGTGAGGTACAGGCCCATCACTTCCTGAGCCTCATTATATTAAGATAAACTGACAAATTCATCCTGGAAGGCTCCTCCTCACCACATAACAATAAAAGGTGTTAAACAACCTGCTGTCTGAGGTGAAACTTGGCCGTTCTTGTCTTTCCTGCATTTGAAGATCTGCTTGCTGGTCAGTCCCGGTGTTTTTGCTGAGCGCAGCCAAGTATTCAGTGATGTGATTAAATTCAATTGCTCAACAAAGCGTGTAAAAGCGATGTGGGGTGATTTGATACCTTGTCCCAGTCAGTCACGTGAGTGGTGGGACATCTGGCAGCGGTGCCAGGTGTTGACGGGAAGCATGCAGAGGTTCTGGTGGGTCCTACATTAATGTCACTGTCATCTGGGAATTCAAGCCTTGGTTCAGTCTGCAGAATTAGCAAAAGCACAGCTGTTCAATTCTTGAATTATTTTTAACTTGGACAAAGTCAGAAATACCAAAGGAGGATTTCGCAGAATTATCTGAGTGTTTGTCCACGGTTCCTCCATTCCTCAGCCGTGAGTATTAGGCCACATTTATCCCGCGTCCGCCTCCCTTCTTTTCACCGGGGGTCGGGAGGAGGGGTTCGGCTGGTAATCATGACAGGGGGAAGGGGTCATGAGGGGTCATTACTGGAAGTGCAGTGTGTGAAGAAGTCCTTCCAATAACTCAGCCCTGGTTTCCGCACCGCCTGTCTCATCTGTGCTTCCGTCGGCATGTTCCCCCAGCGTGAGCTGTGCGGGCACTGGGCCCAGTCGGACGGACGCAGTGGTTTGAGTGGGACAAAGACACGTACAGTAAGAGCTGGTTCTCGCTCAGGTCAAGCGGATGAGTGTGAGGACAtggtgcattctgggaaatgGTGTCCTGTGTGAGCCTGGGGGAGCCCATTCTTGTAATCAGCCAGATTCAGATTCTAGATTCTTCCAAATGTATCACATCACAGGTTTTGTGACTAGCTGCAAATTGTCAAAAAGCATTTCGACATAGGCCGGTCCCTGAAGGGAGTCCTTCTGCACTCTCACAGGCTCCACAGCAGACATTACCCTCACACGGGCGTGAGTCAGATGGAAGCATGGAATAGTTAAATGATGAGCCACGGTCGGGCTGAGGGTTAATGGGGGTTTGATccggaggagaaaggaggaggagctatTTAAGTTGAGGAGCGATGTGTCCTATCCCTGTCTGTCAGTGTTATAGGAGCGGAGCTGCAAGTCCAACAATACAGGTAGGACGCTTCTCAGATTTAAAGAGCGGGTCAAACATTTGCTCTGATAACATGACAACGAGAGTAGAACCCAACAcgatgtttgtgtctgtcctgcagcaTGCGCCTCCTCCTGGCCCTCCTCTACGTCTGCTCAGGTCTCCCTACCAAGGGAGACTCCATGGGACAGAACATGGGCAACATCGTAAGCATCGCTCAGACGACCCTGGTCCACATCAAGGAACTCAGGACTCAGGTGCAGCGTGTTCACACACCACTAACAGCTACTTATAGCTCAGCTTTTCACATGTCTTCTTCTATTCTTCGTCAGTTACCAGCGGCTCCACACGTAGACGCGGCCACTCCTCCCCTTGAGGGACTCGCCGGCATCATCCAGCACCTCGGCGCCCTGGACGACGAGCTGCAGAGCGCCCCGACCGGGCTCCTGGGCCAGATCCAGGCCGACGTGTCCAGCCTGCACGGGAGGCTGCGCTCGCTCGCCCAATCCAGGGGCTGCGCCGTGTGGGACGGGGCCGCGGGAGCGCCGGGAGACGGCCGGTTCCCGGAGAGTCGCCTGTACCTGACGCTGGCCAAGGTGCAGCGCTACCTGGATGAGGTCCTCCACAACATGAACAAAGTCAAAGTGTGCTGAGAGCTTTCTGTCACGACAAGGGTGGAGAACAAGGATTTGCATTTGGACTCCATTTTATATAAAGTTTAACCTCTTTTAAATCAATTACCTCGATACTGCTCATGTAAGTATAACAGGATAAGCAAAACATTTGTTCCAGCATCGATTACAgcgtaaaaaaaatgttttagtactATGCATTTTTGTAGTATATTTTGTGCTTTTGTACATTTTTACCATATTTAATAATggtatatttttttaaacatttgaagAGAAGTGTGTAAACTGCAAGGCAAATCAATGTGACATTGATTTGTCTAATGTCACATGTTTTGATACACGTGATTATTCTCAAATAACTGATGGTTGaacattattttaaataattggGACAGAAACTACAGGATTGAATGGAGGGTTGGGGCCACACGCAATACCTTGAAAATCCACCAGAGGCAGATCTCAAAGAATTTCAACCACTGCTGCAGTAGATAGTATTATATTTATAACAAACGTATTTTTATAGTTCAGTCTGTGCTTGTACTCACTTTATAAGctgatgcttttgtttgttttgtttctgggaTGTAGTTCTCTACCAGCAAATCTGTCATGTTTATTTCCTATTATGATATGTTTCTTAGTCCAGGTGATCAGCTAAACTTTCCAGATGTATTTTTGTAGCATCATTTTGTAGCAACAGATTAATGTATAATGGACCTTTTTAGTTGCTTTTCTCATTGTATCCCAGTTTTTCTGGGCGTTTTTCTCATCGGTCGTGTAATACCTGAATTGCACTGTGGGGGGAGGAATTAAGTCTAAACATGGGAGTGTGTATTTGGCCTTtctcagattaaaaaaagagaaacaacttCATAAACCGTTTCCTGTGTGTCCCAGTGTCGTCAGCGCCCTCTATATATCTAGATACTGTGCTAAGCTACAGGCTAAAGACCACGCTGATCCAAGACCAAGTGGCTGCACTATTTCGGCACACAGGAGCTGCTTCTAGCtgccaacctggcaacccaatGAGACTATAACAAAAACACTTCTCTTTTTGTGGCAGAGCCATTTGTATTTCCTCCTTTCCTCGTGATGTGTCTCAGCAGAAAAAGTGCACCCTGTGGGAAATCAGTCAAATTTACATTTTGACTTCAGAAGGAACTGGTCAGTGGCTCTAAGAACCTCTCCAGTGACGAGTGATAATCCTCTGAGTGGCAGCGCATGTGGGCCGCGTGCACCGACtccttccacttcctgctgtGCACGTCGatgcccctccccctccagccGTCCATCAGCGCCTCCAGGGCGCCCGGGTCGCACATGGCGTCGTTCTCGCAGAAGAAGAACAGGGCCGGTGCCGTGACCGGGCTGTTGTGGAAAACCTGGATGCTGTCGTTGTACAAGTCTGCCGTGTGGCTTTTGAAGAGCCAGAAGTAAAGCAGGGCCAGGTTTTTGACCAGGCCCTGGAAACGAGGCATCAGAGTCCTCCCAAGACCTGAGAATGAGAGGCGGGGGTCACAATGAGTGGCTCAGCTGATTTAAAGCTCTGGCACACAGCGACCTGCGCCCCGGTGACTGCGGCGTCTCCATCACTCACCTATGGCCATGTGCTCCAGGGAGCCAACCACCAGGCTGTCGTAGATGTGTCCTATCACCCTCTGAGCCAGGCCCTTGTGCTTCGCCGGTCCCCGGGCCACGTGGGCGAGCGTCTGGCTGAAAGTGAAGCCGCCGATAGACGTGGCGTGGACCAGAACCCGCCTCTCTGCGAACCGGGGCCCCTCCAGAACCTTCAAGATCTCCGCGCCGTAGTCGCGCCCCCACCGAGGCCACAGGAAGTGCGCGGCCGCGCTTTGGACCAGGAGGACGTCCATGCCTCGAGCCAGGTACAGGTCCCGGTACCTGGCCAGGCCCCGGGGCCGGGCCCCGAGCCAGGGGAAGAACACGAGGAGGGggcgggaggcggggggagaGGCCGGGGAGTCGCTGGGGAGCGACGCTGCGGGGAGCGCACCCTCATAATAAGTTATGCTCCCGCTGATGTGATTCACTGTGAACTTCACTCCACTGACGCCTTCAGACGCGCTTGCATCAGTTCTGCAACACGATGTCACAGCAGAGGCGAATTTCAAAACGATTTccacatgttttatttaagaaTAGCACATTTCACAAGTAGCACGCTATTTAGGGTAACATTTTAAAGCTGGTGATAAAATCCCATGCAAACATGCATTCTGACTTCGCTTCCTACTCCTATCTATAATAACAGTAACCATGAACGCTAATGTCAGGGGTGTCATtcattgtgcgtgtgtgtgagctacCTGGAAGGCTGCACGTTTCCCATTATAGCTGCTCTGCGCCAGGCTCTGCCGGATGATGTGGGTCAGAGGATAGTGCGGATTAAACGACGCCGGCCTTTGTCTGCGTCGGCTTCGCTCTCGCCTCCATTGCGGCGTTCTTTCTCGCTGTACCGTGAGCGCGCACGGCGCAAGTGCGTCCGCTGCGATGCTCGCTCCCGTCTAAACGCACTCTAGCGCGTATTAATAGcgcgtttaaaaaaaaacgctcAAACGCTCAGTGTGCTACTGAAACGTGCCCGTGGACTTACATGAAACAACAGACTTATCGTTGTGTGGTAAAAAAAGCTAATCACAGATGTCTTGTTTATAGACTCAAAGCTTGCGATCACGAGCAAACCAGCACCGTGACAGTCAGACAGACCCATTGTCTCCGTTAATCAGGTCAAAGATGTATTTTTTCCGACCTGCTAAAAAGCTAAATGCAGTTCATTTCACATCCACAAGAGGGAGCCACGCGCGCGCGCATCCATTCGGCGTCCAGGCGTCGCTGGACTCCGTCTGCGCCACAACCACTGGAACGGATTTGTTTAATTGTTATTGATCATTTTTGGAAAAGCAGCGGGTCTTTAATTCGTATGGATTTAAAGATAATGAGGgaacagagaaaagaaacacaacagtCTGACCAGCAACAGAGATCAGAGGAATAattgaaaataaacacaaaaacaaatgtttgttttctgttttcccccACTTCCAAGCGCagccctctctcccctctcagcCAATGCGTTCTCCCATACGTTCCTCTCACCAGCAAACTGACGCCTCCATCGTTCTCTTCCGCCCCTCTCACCCATTTCCCCCTCTCGGCACCCCAGACCACCCCCCTTTACTGCTGCCACACAAACCCGCGGCCCTTCCTTTTAGCATTGTTTCACCGTGGCCCCTATTGTCTGGCGAACGAGGGAAGGTTGGGAGGGAAGGGGGgccagagaggcagaaaaagggGGACGAGAAGGGAAAATGTGCACTCTGTGTTCTCTGGGCAGGAGGAATCCACCCACATCAGGGCGTGGAGATTCCGGTGCAGCTTCCTGATTCCAGCTTTcccccttttttcctcctctcggTCGCCTCGGCCACATTTCTGCTGGTATCGCGTGTCTTCATGCATGGGGTGAAGGGACGTCAGGCATGCGGGGGTTGATTCAACAGCGCTAAATGCTCAATTAAGCCACAAATCCAGCTGTTTGAAGTGCGGTTACGGGTGTTTTCACGCGGGCTGACGATTTGCATTTGGAACATGCGCCCGTGTGTGACACCTGTCGTCGAAGGAGGAGCTCCAACCTATTCCTCGTTGGTACAGCAGATGGAATGCCCACATCCTGCTGGACCCAAACATCTGGAGCGGGTCCCGACAGAAgcctctgtctgtcatttagcaTTTTAATCAGTCCTGTTGTCAACGCAGAGGTTCCTCCTTCCATTTTAAGCTGCAGCCGACATCCTGAGCTGCGCTTAGGTCTAAAAGCCACTTTGTAAAAGCATCGTCGGCTCCTGATTCCCCTCAGCTTCTGTTTTAGCGCAGGGGTCAAGCGGCCTTCAGCTGCAGCGGGCGGCCATCTTTAATAAAAAGGGTCTTAAACACATTGCTCAGTGCGTGCCAAGCTCTACAAGGAGGGGGACCGGCTATGAGGGAGCATTTAAAGCTAAAGGGGAGTTTGCTCTGAAAACATCCACAGTCTGCACTGGACCAGACAGtagaagcagctgtgtgtctgtattaAGTGTGTTTGTCCATCAAGGTCGACCGTGGTGCTCATCTGACAGCAATAATCAGCCATAGCACATGTGCCCCACACACATTTAACCCGTGAGTTACCCAGCAGTCATATCCACACCATGACCGACACGCCTGTGCTGTTAATTCAGTGCATTTAAACACGCGACAGTGACTAGCAAACTCGCGTGTGGGTTTGGATCCACGCGGTTCCGACCTTGCTGGTGCTATAAAaaggcagcgagcgagcgaccCGGGGGGCCTGGGCAGGGTCCGCGCAGACCGCCGGCCCAACGACACTGGATGCAGCCCATTGTTTCCCCGTTCTGTTGATTCAAAGAAACTTTCTTTTAGCTCCACATTGTGCCATTGTCCAGCGCCTTCCGTGTGCAGGAGCCAGGGGACTTCACAAGAGGAGGACATCAGCGCGGCGTCACAGCGAGAGTCCTTTTAATAGTACATCATTATTAAAGGAATGTGTGTAAAAGGGCTCGACGCGCTCCACAGAGGTCACTCTGGCTCATTTTTAGTAGCGCCCGCTTCTAGAGCTGAACTGGAGCAAAGGCTCAGCTCATCAACATCCTCCCTGGCATCGTACCCGCATCGCATACCTGCCTCGACTCGCTCCGAGGGTCGGGAGAAGGCTACGAACGCCCAGGTGCAGACTAACCTCAATACGGCTCCACGTAACGAAGATGAAAGGATATGAAGAGAGGACGGAGACACAGTCGTGttcaaagcagcaggaaggcaGTGTTCTGCACCAAGGTGAGAATAGCAAGCAGGCCCAAGGTCACGTCCAGCTTTTAAAGGGATTTTCATTGCACATGTGGGACTAACCACTGTTCAGGAAGCAGCGTTCTATATTTGACTAATATGCTATAGATAGAAATAATGGGTGAACTTCAACCTCCAAAGGAAACATGAAGCAGAGACAAAGACCTTGATCCACGGGGGTTTCTGTGGTTAAAGGGAGTCACCCCACGCTGGATCCTAATCCCCACTGGACTCGTGACTCTTATGATAATGACACCAGAGAAGTTATAAAATCCCCGCTGTGCCATAACACACCGCATTCCTGGTTCAAACCTGCCAGAGTTACACAGGGTCAACCCTGTTTTCCAGGGTCCGCGGCGCTTTGTGATCTCCCCGCTAATGAACAATTTGCTCAGTGAGGTGTGACCACAGGCATTGTGACGGCAGCCACACAGTGGAATACTGATGcagtgagagcgagagagagcgagagagagagagtgagagagagagagagagcgagagagagggagagagagagagagagagagagagagagagagagcgagagagagagagggagagagagagagcgagagagagagagagagagcgaagagatagagagagagagagagagagagcggggagggAGGGTGCAACTCAGTTCCACGCAGACGAACCTACACCGGCTCAGAACGAAAGTCTCTCCCGCAGTGCTCGCACCCACGGCCGTGGATTCCTCGTCCTCGCGGTTCCAGCCGTAGGTGAGCAGCTGCCACCCCTCGTCGCGTCCCTCTGGTCGCGCTGCGCATCAGCTGATCTGCATCCAGGCTTGGTCGACGCGTGGCCGCGATGACTCCACGCGTGCACGCTGCCACACGCTGAGCCGCAGCAGCAGGTAAACACACCGACACATCGCATTACTGCGTTTCATCCGACACCCGTtagagctgctggtgtgtgtgtgtgtgtgtgtggggggggggtgttaaggTGATCGTTGCTGCACGGAGCGTAATAAGAAGATGCTTAGAATAAACGGGAGAGCGTGACCGCACGGATGTGATGCCGAtgctgtgttctgttgtgtgtgtggctgtccATCACAGCAAAGTCTCCGAGGTGCTTACATCCCGGGGATTAGACGTCTCTGGCTTGTGCTGTCACCATGGCGAAGGCAGCTGCGGAACGTCTGCGTTCGAGAGCGTCCTGTTTAATCTGCAAGTTGGCCGCATTCATTCATCCGCACCGGGGCCAGGTTGGTCCCAGCACGGCACAGCTGATCGGTCTCGGGCTCGGCGGGGGGTTACGGTGGGGGGTCCACAGGTGCTCGGCGCGTGGACCACGCCGATCAACAGGTCTTCACGCGCGAGCGCCCAGAAGATGCCGCGCGCTCGCCCGCGAGCAACTCCGCGAGTGCCAATCAGCTGATTAGGATGACGTGTCAGCAGGAAAGCCTCAGATTAAAGCAGCGCGAGGCTGATCTTTGTGTGTAAATAGAATGAGTCGGGGACGTGGAGCCAACGCGTTCGTAATCTGCGCGTGATCCCGCTCGTCTGTTATTCTTAGACAAGCGAGCAGCTCTAGTTCCGGTCAATAATGACGGAGGGCTGATCGATCCCAACGGGCTGCACCAtatctgctgtgctgctgctcgctCGCACCAGACTAGTTTGTGACTGATTCCGCCCTCCAGCCCTTCTTGGAGCCCTCCGCGTGTGTTGCTTCACGCGTGGCGCGTGCTTCGCGGCCGCTCGCGTTGAGTCCGTGCGGCATCGACGTCCCCGTGCGGCGTCAAAGTCACGAAAGGACACCGGGGAAAAGCCACGGAGTGACTCCTGAGCGAGCTCTTGGTGTTAAAGGGCTGCAATCGAGAGGCACCGCACGTGGGAGGATGCGCATGTAAATACACACCCTCGCGCACCCACGTGTGAGGCGCGCATGGTTTTAATAGCAGAGGAGAGCGGGGAGCCTGTAAATACACACGCCCACTCCGCCAATTAAAGGGGTTACTGTACAAGGCCGTGGCCGTTTGCGGGGAGGTAAATGACTCCATTACCCCGCAGGCAGTCATCGATCCTCGGGCTGCTCCCTCCGCTGGGCCTACAGCAGGTTGCTTAAATAGTAATGACACCGGCCTCGGTCAATTCATCTCAATTTGGAGCCTCTATTTCAATCACTCAGCCCTGACGCAGTCACGGCGTTCGGGCCTCGTTCCCTCTGGTTTAATTGTGTCCTCTGGCGTCTtgctgtttcctcctccagctttatTATGACGCCGATGAGGCAACAGACTCGTGTAAAGAGgacttttctcttctcttctgcttGATTGAGAGCTGGGTGACTCGAGGCCCGGGAGAAGCTATGTAGTGAAGGCTTCTCATCAGATAGACTGAGGGGCAGGGGTCTGTTTACACAGTTAATGAGACAAAGTAGAGGGCGCATGAGGAGACGGCTGCAGAGCCCCGTCTCCCGGACCGCCGACGCCACGGCTGGATGTCAGCGCCGCAGCTCTGTCCTCCACCTGccctcctccccgtctccgCCCGGCCGAGCCTCACGCGGCAGCGAGCACGGGCCCAACGCCGGCGAGATAATAGCGGGCGCTTGTAAATCCCCACAGACACATTCTATAGGTCCTTTCCACTCGCGCTGCTGCGCGACAACCCAGAGAGTGGCTTCACTAacaggcgtgtgtgtgagagcagtggATGAGTGCAACACAGCACCCACGAGAGTCCAGAAATGCTCTTCAGCAGCTCCAAGTCCTCCTGAGGTATTACAGACATCAATAAATTATAGGAACGGATGCAGTAACTAGTAAAGAACTGGTACCTTAAAATCTGTTGGGCAAATGATTTTGATTGCATTATGTGTGTCTGCCGTGAAGTGAATGAGCGGCAGGATGAGTCAGCCACCAGCGAGCACCATCTGCTGAGCTCGAGTCGGATCAAACTGGAAGCTCTGTGTTTGCCTCAGCGATTGGACCGAGCCGGAGCAGGAGTGGTGTCTGCGAACAGAATGAAAGTCTAATCGGGGGAGGATGCGCTCGTCGTTAGAAAGGAGACGGCAGAAGGAAAGTGAGACGTGAAACGTGAGAATGTTCGCCGGGAATGAATTATACATAATATCTGCTGGCTAAATAATTGATCAGCTGTTCATTCGATCAACAAAAACGCAATCAGGGATGAAAAGCAGCTGGTGATTAAATGTACATGTTTCTCTTTTcctttaaatgctttatttaagaGCTACTTCGTTTTTCTCCAAGCCTCGTGAACCAACTAATAACACGAGCGTGTGTGGGTGTACAGTGTGCATCCACTCCTCAACAGACACGCATTCGCTCTGCAACGTGATCCAAATTCCCCAGAACCGTAGGATCAGATCGCTGCACGCATCGAATGCGGCCGTGCGTgggccggtgccggtgccggtgcgaGCGCGAGCACGCGGGCGGCTAAAAACAGCCTCACCTCACTGGAAGCTGACGCCGATGCGGTGCAGCTCTGCCAGAGTGCTCAAAGCGGGCGCTGCGTGGGCAGCTCTGCGTTTGACCCCGCTGCGAGCGGATCCGGCCTGCTTCTGGCGCTCCAGAACAAACGGAGAGCTGGACGGGTCGAGGCCCGGTTCCGCGCGCATAGAACCGGCCGCGCGAGAGGGGAGGTTGAAAATGGACTCGAGAGCCTGGTGCCACACAAGCAGACGCGTCCCCCTCCGCCGTAAAGAACAAATAAATCTGAGATTGAGAAGAGAGTTGGAGCCTGAGGGGGGGAGGATCGGGGATCGAGGGGGGAGTTAAGTCCAGATGAAGCACACAGGTTGTTGTTCTCACAGAGGAAATTCCTCGGGCGCCCCAGTCTTTTCACTGAGGCAACAGGCCAGTGACTTTGAACTGCTCCACGCTCTACAAAAGAAAAGGGGGTCCCTCGATTATTACGCTGGCAACCCAGACCCTCATTTCTCACTGCCTCCCCCTCCACTCACCCCGACGCAGCTCCCACACACTTTATTACTCCCTCAATGGGCTGCACATGGATGTCAGTTCCTTCTCTAATTGGTCGGTCCATGTCGCTGAAGCAGCACGCATGTACATAAATACTGACCACCACATCTAACAGGGCACCACTAATTGCAGGGTTTCCGTAATACTTAAGGTCTTGTTGTGATCTTTGGTGGAAGGCATATTTTTTAGTCTCCTACTTTCAGCGTTTGCTTGTAATGGGCGGCACTTGATTTACTTCACAGTCAACAAACTTGCTGAAACCCTGGCTGGCCTTCCACAAAAAGGCCCGGCTAAAAACAGATAAAGAGCAGATGCAAAGTCTATCAAGGATCCGTCCAGTCCGATAGAAAAGCGCGTCACTCAGGGCCTGGTGTGTTCTTGTCTTTCAGGGCGTTTCAGGCCGCAGAGTCCACCAAACCTGCCCCGGGGGCGGGAGGATGGAGAACGCCATGTGACTCAGCTGTGCCCCACAGTCGACAGCATGCCTCACCTTCACCGGACCTTGGTGCTGTGCCTTTGGTGCTCGCTGCTGCTTCACCGGCAGGTTGCTGCTGACGAGGAGGCCGGGTGGGGGCCGACGCCGGCGCGCGAGAATCCGCCGCAAAAGAAAGCTAGCTGGTTCTGGCCGTCTCTGCCCaagctcccctccctcccctcgctctccaTCCCCTTTTATGGGAGCTCGAACGGTAACGACAAGGCTGAAGGTTCAGCCTCTGGGGAGCTGAACACCTCCGATGCCTCTGAAGCTCCTGAACGTCCCACCGCTTCCACTCAGCAGCTCCTAACTAGCGTGACACAGATAAGAACTGAATCGCCTCCTACGGGGACATCAGATTCTCCGCGAAGCAGCAAAGCCCAGAGAGACAATGACAGTCTTGTCTCAAACTCCTACTCTCACACCAGCCGCTCTATCACAAACACGCTGTCCACCATCAGCACATTCGCTCCTGAACACAACGCGACGCGCACCCGCCCACCGTGGGGCCCTGCGACTCCCGGCACGGCTGTTACAGCGCGACACCTTCCAGGCGAAGACGAGGCTGGAGATTCTACCGACAAGATCTCCTCAGGGATAGCCCCAGAAACGAGGGTTCCCACTGCCCTGACACGGGCCGCTGCCCCAACagccacagcacagagacccTTCCTGGAGCGTGGCACCCCCTCTGCATCCTTAGGGACCACAGACCCTCCTGTCAGcatcaccccccaccccgcAGAGGATACGCTCACAGAAAATCACTCCACTCGAAACGAGACTGACTCGGGCTTGACGGAGGAACCCTCAGGGGAACCCACCCCCACCATGGAGAACCATCACAGGCTGGGGTTGGAATTCACAACAAGCACAACGCAGAGCCAAAGGGTTAATGTCCCAATAGCAGGAGGTAAGCAAAGTTAAACAAATCAATGATAACTGGATTGACTCAATGGATGCAATCAATCATGTGCAGGCAGGTGTTAAGTGTCCGATAGGCCGCTGTCAAAAGGCGGCAAACAGTTGGGATTGATCGATATCACATCGGACATGGTCAAGAGTCAAAGGTCTGACATTAACATAATCCAGACCTCATAAATACACAGTAAGTACAAATCTGCACAAGAAGGAgatttgatttgtgtgtttttagccCTAGAGAACCTATGAAGTAAATCACTAGCCTGTAGGAGTGGAAACACTTCCACACTAATCAGAAACGCTAGAACAGTGAACCACAGAAGGCCTCGTCTCTGTTGTGCTTCCAGAGCTTGATTCTCCACGACTTTGGAGACGCAAACGAAGCATCGGAATCCGTTTTGCAATGTGTTATGGGTGCTACAAGGGAGTTGGTTGTACCACCCTATCCAAAGaatccaccccctcccccaaaaAAAATCCATGATGATATTTCAAACAGTAATTAAACTCCAACATTGCATAAACCATTGCTTCAGAGAGAGGAAAGCAAAAGGTGACGCTAACAGAGGTTTTGTTCTAAGCTGGACGAGGAGCTAAAACGGTAATGTCCCTACGGGGCCAGTGCCGCCTGCAGCAGGGCCCATCCCCCTGCACTGGTGGCGGTCAGGTGTCTGGATGCCTAATGAGCGTTCATCTCAGAGCAGACACATTCATCATGTGGGGTCAGAGGCTGAGGCGGAAAATGATGAGTGCGTTATTGTTTTCATCCTTGGAGGTTCGGTGTCCATGTGATGAAACCTCAACCTTCCCATGAACGCACGAGCGCAGCCATTCCCCGCCCGCATCCAAAGTGGTGGATGCTATGGTTTGTCCCCGGCGCCCAGACGgggttgggggtgggggtgggggggctgctGTGGCCGTGGATCACTATTCCGAGCGCACACTCAGCGAAAGCGCCACCTTCTCCTGCGGGAAACATCCGCTCGACACCCGCTGCCCGTGGACGTTGAACAGGCCtcccccgtccctccctccctcccctcctcctcccctctgcaATCACGCATCCCTGTCACTTTTTCCGTGAACGGACACGTCAGCTGCGGCCGCTCCGGGGGTGAATGTATTCCGATGTTTGTGGTGGTGCGTGAGCGGCGGAATAGTCTGCTCCTGGTGGCAATGCAGCGTTTAAACAGGACGCAGGAGGGGAgtgatgtgaaaatgaaagc
Above is a window of Betta splendens chromosome 9, fBetSpl5.4, whole genome shotgun sequence DNA encoding:
- the LOC114862949 gene encoding leptin-B-like, translated to MRLLLALLYVCSGLPTKGDSMGQNMGNIVSIAQTTLVHIKELRTQLPAAPHVDAATPPLEGLAGIIQHLGALDDELQSAPTGLLGQIQADVSSLHGRLRSLAQSRGCAVWDGAAGAPGDGRFPESRLYLTLAKVQRYLDEVLHNMNKVKVC
- the LOC114862948 gene encoding uncharacterized protein LOC114862948, producing the protein MGNVQPSRTDASASEGVSGVKFTVNHISGSITYYEGALPAASLPSDSPASPPASRPLLVFFPWLGARPRGLARYRDLYLARGMDVLLVQSAAAHFLWPRWGRDYGAEILKVLEGPRFAERRVLVHATSIGGFTFSQTLAHVARGPAKHKGLAQRVIGHIYDSLVVGSLEHMAIGLGRTLMPRFQGLVKNLALLYFWLFKSHTADLYNDSIQVFHNSPVTAPALFFFCENDAMCDPGALEALMDGWRGRGIDVHSRKWKESVHAAHMRCHSEDYHSSLERFLEPLTSSF